GCAGGGTCTGAAGTGGGGAGCCGCCTGGCCTTCCAGCCACCTTGGATGGGCTGCCTGGAAGGAGAGCCAGGGGAGAAAGGCCCATCTCTTCCTAGGGAAGGTGCCCAAATGAGCCCAGGGCTCCTGGGTCTTGTCGTCTGTTaccatgcttcttccccacaTAGCAGCAGCCCAGGTGGCctaggggttatgcattgggctgctaatcacaaggtcactcgtttgaaaccaccagctgctctggatgagaaagatggggctgtctgctcccaggagtgccagtctcagagactcacagggacagttctaccctgtcctctatggtcactacaagtcggcatcgacttgatggcaataggttgagttttgggggggggtttcTTCCCCAtcggtgggcaacagaaaatgaGCCTCCCAGGGGGGAATCCAGCCACAGAACAGGGTGgggccccaacacacacacacacatggaggaTGCAAGATGTGCTGGGGTTCCACTTTATTGTGTACGAAACCACACCCGGGGTGCTGGGGACAGGCTAGGGCCCTCCCTTGTCACCCTCTGTCCCTCTCCTCTTCCCCACTCCATTCACAGCCGGGCTGACAGGAGCCAGTTGCAAGACTGTGGGGGTCCTGAAGAAGCGTGTTCCCCAGCTCTGGTTGGACCCCACTGTTTTCCCCCAGGAGGCAAAAACCCGTCCAAAGGCCCAGCGTCAGTCCTCATGGGCAGCAGGACAGCGCTGTGGTCCGGGTGTCTTTGGTCTGAAAGGCAAGGGCAAGGGAGGGCTAGGAAGTCTGAAGACAACTAGActttgagggaggggaaaaaaaaggtttttagaAGGAAATTCAGTCCATTTTGGATTTCCTTAGATCCTGTCATTTCCAAACCTAGGAAAGTCCTTTTGGGTTTATAGGTGTTAACACTATGAGAGGCATGAGATTTATTTTGCATTTATATCTTGATGTTCATATACACAGTCAAGTCCAGGAAAGCCCTCAGGTGGCCtactggggcagggggtggggcctcctgccccaccccccacccccatagctGTGCCCTGGAGCACAGAGGGGGTGCTGTGCTGTGTCTCCCGGTCCCCAGCCCCATCTGCAGAGATACTGCCAGGAGCAGACCATCCACAAGCGCAGAGGGacccctctttccttcccttcaattcccccttcccctccccaagaATTAGTCTTTCTCCTAGCCAAGACCAAACTCTTCTAGTACCAATACTTGGACCAAGACCAGGAGAAACTCTGTAGAACACAGGAGCCGTGGAGGGGCCCGGCTCCGGGGGCCCAGCACCTCTGCCCACTTGCCCAGGTTCCTGCTCACAGGCCACAAGACCGACTGGTGAGAAGCAATCAGCGTGGACAGTGGACGGAGGCCACACTCCTCGGGCTGGCTAGTGAGTAGGTCAGCTGCGGAGCTGCTCCACGGTCAGGGGGTGGCTCAGCCCAGAGGGTGCCCGGGCCCCTGCCTGGCTGGGTGGAGAAAAGGGGTGGTCCCCCTCACGTGAGCTGCGTGAGGCCCTCCCCCCATCCGCTCTCCAGGAACTCCACGGCCAGCGCAAAATCAAACTCGTGCAGCGGCGGCCCGTCCACGGCGATCTTCACCACGTGGCCGCTGCGGCCCTCCGCGCCCCCAGCCGGCCCCCACCAGCGCAGCTCCCGGCTGCGGCCAACCTTGTCCAGGAGGCCGGCGCCCACGGGCAGCGCCAGGGCGAGCGCGGCGAGTGCGGCGAAGTCGGGGAAGAGCTCGTGCAGCTCCGAGTGCGCGCAGGCCAGCTTGGCGCAGAGCGCGCGCGGCCCCAGCAAGCCCAGGCTGCACACGACGCGCTTGAAGAGTGCGAAGTCGCCGAGCGCGCGCTGGCGCACCACGGCCGGCGCGAAGGCGCGCAGCAGCAGGCGCAGCGCCTCCTCGCCATGCACGCCCAGCTCCTCGGCCGTCTCCGGGTAGCGGCGGGGGTCGAAGATGGTGGCAAAGGCGGCCACAGCATCCAGCGAGGGCCCGGGGTAAGAGTCCCGCAGTCCTGTCCGCATGGAGTCCAGGAGAGCCCACCGCAGCCGCTCCAAGTCCTGGATGGCTGCCTCGGAGTAGCCGGCCAGCTCCACGCCGCGGTAGGTGCAGCGACTGTCCGCCCCATCTTCGTCTTCCTCCTGGGGACCTGAGGTCGCCACTTCCTGGAGGAAGCCCTGGAGGCGGGCCCCGCCGGAGCTGCGCTGCGCTTGGAGCGCGGCAGTGGCTGCCATCACCAGCGGCTGCAGCAGAGCCAAGTCCGGCTCTTCAGGCTGCAAGGCCAGCGCCAGCTTCTGCACGGAGGGCAGCGCGTCCAGCAGCAGGTGGGTGAAGGCCACGAAGGTGAACTGGCGCAGGGCGAGAGCCAGTGGCCCAGCAGTGGGGGAGACCGAGGCTGTGGCCTCCAGGGTGGGCACCAGGTGAGGCCAGGCCTCTGCCACTGCTTCCACTGCAGGCAGCACCAAGGCCCAGGGCACTGGCCTCGGCCCCGCCAAGTCTATCGCTGCGAGGTCTAGTGCCGCCCTGAGCTCGGGCACCATGTGGGCGCTAGGCCCACTGTACAGGCGGAACAGGGCATCTAGGATGCTTTCGTATTCGCCCAGGTATGCAGGGGGCTTGGGGTCTGTCCGGCCTGGGAGGCAATGTAGCTCAGTGAGCAGCGGGCAGGCGGCCTGGAGCTGCAGGCCCATTGTCTCCAGGCGGTCACTAGGGAGGTTGGAGCTGAGCCAGGCCAGGTTGGGTGCGGGTACACCGAAGGCCTGCAGGATGTCCAGGAGCTGGCCGGCGGTGGCCTCACCCTCCTGCAGCTCCACACTGCCCAGAAAGGTGGTGGCAGGCTGGCCATCACAGGGGGACACCGAAGTGGCAAACAGGGCCAGGCTGGAGGACTCCGACCAGTCTCTGGTCTCATCCAGTACCAGCCCCACATAAGGGGATGCCTTCAGGCGCTGACAGTCCTCTGTGTGCAAGACACTGGCAAGGGCCACCTGGGGCAGCGgagaagagaggggagagagggcagAGTTAGGCTTATCCAGAGAATGGAAGTCAGGTAGGGGAGGTGAGGGTAGGGTGGGACTGGAGGAAGAAGCCCA
This window of the Tenrec ecaudatus isolate mTenEca1 chromosome 10, mTenEca1.hap1, whole genome shotgun sequence genome carries:
- the C10H17orf113 gene encoding uncharacterized protein C17orf113 homolog; the encoded protein is MVPPGKKPAGEASNSNKKCKRYFNEHWKEEFTWLDFDYERKLMFCLVCRQALVRNKHGKAENAFTVGTDNFQRHALLRHVTSGAHRQALAVNQGQPPFEGQAEGGGAYPGLAPTPTSRGVKAEVDPSKMAVLTTVYCMAKEDVPDDRCSALLELQRFNLCQALLGTEHSDYYSPRRVRDIQVALASVLHTEDCQRLKASPYVGLVLDETRDWSESSSLALFATSVSPCDGQPATTFLGSVELQEGEATAGQLLDILQAFGVPAPNLAWLSSNLPSDRLETMGLQLQAACPLLTELHCLPGRTDPKPPAYLGEYESILDALFRLYSGPSAHMVPELRAALDLAAIDLAGPRPVPWALVLPAVEAVAEAWPHLVPTLEATASVSPTAGPLALALRQFTFVAFTHLLLDALPSVQKLALALQPEEPDLALLQPLVMAATAALQAQRSSGGARLQGFLQEVATSGPQEEDEDGADSRCTYRGVELAGYSEAAIQDLERLRWALLDSMRTGLRDSYPGPSLDAVAAFATIFDPRRYPETAEELGVHGEEALRLLLRAFAPAVVRQRALGDFALFKRVVCSLGLLGPRALCAKLACAHSELHELFPDFAALAALALALPVGAGLLDKVGRSRELRWWGPAGGAEGRSGHVVKIAVDGPPLHEFDFALAVEFLESGWGEGLTQLT